The nucleotide sequence AAAAGAAATGCGATTTAATAATTTCTTTTCATCCTGTCATTTTTAAACCCATTAAGAATATAACTGGAAAAACATTTTCAGAAAGAGTCATAATTCATGCATTAAAAAATGACATATCTATTTATGTAATTCATACAAATTTAGATGTTGTATGGGAAGGGACTTCTTCTTATATATCTAAATTACTACAAATTAACAGAGAAAAAGTTCTTTTTCCAAAAAAAGGAAGCATTAAAAAATTAACCACATATGTACCAGTTAATTATGAAAAAAAAGTAAGAAATGCTTTATTTGAAGCAGGAGCTGGAAATATTTCTAACTATAGTCATTGTAGTTATAACTTTGATGGATTTGGAAGTTACATGGGAAACGAAAAAACTAAACCTTTTATTGGAAAAAAAGGAGTTTTTCATATGGAAAAAGAAATTTGTATTAATGTTATTTTTCCTGATTCTAAATTAGATAGAATAAAAAATGCATTATTTAAAAATCATCCTTATGAAGAAGTCGCTTATGAAATTTATAATATTGAAAATATAAATCCTTATATAGGAATAGGTTTTATAGGAAATATTCTGAAAAAAATGAATGAGTATGATTTTCTTCTTTTTATAAAAAAAAAAATGAATGTTCCTTGCATACGACATTCTGATTTTACAGGAAAGAAAATTAAAAAAATAGCTATGATCACAGGTTCAGGACGTTTTGGTATAGAAACTGCAGTAAAAGAAGAAGCTGATGTTTTTATATCTTCTGATTTGAAATATCATGATTTTTTTAAATGTGAAAAAAAAATATTAATTGTAGATATTGGACATTATGAATCTGAAAAGTTCACTAAAAATTTAGTGAAATCTTTTATAGACAAAAATTTTACATCAATTTATGTTTATGAATCCGAAGTTCATACTAATCCAGTTAAATATTTTTATTGATTTATGGTAGATAATAATAAAATAATACAAGAAGCAATCACTGTAGTAGATAAATTGAGAGTATTATACAATCTTC is from Blattabacterium cuenoti and encodes:
- a CDS encoding Nif3-like dinuclear metal center hexameric protein, giving the protein MEVFVRDIANVLENIAPLEYADSYDNVGLIVGSFYKRVKNVLITLDLTEKVLYESIKKKCDLIISFHPVIFKPIKNITGKTFSERVIIHALKNDISIYVIHTNLDVVWEGTSSYISKLLQINREKVLFPKKGSIKKLTTYVPVNYEKKVRNALFEAGAGNISNYSHCSYNFDGFGSYMGNEKTKPFIGKKGVFHMEKEICINVIFPDSKLDRIKNALFKNHPYEEVAYEIYNIENINPYIGIGFIGNILKKMNEYDFLLFIKKKMNVPCIRHSDFTGKKIKKIAMITGSGRFGIETAVKEEADVFISSDLKYHDFFKCEKKILIVDIGHYESEKFTKNLVKSFIDKNFTSIYVYESEVHTNPVKYFY